Within the Pseudobythopirellula maris genome, the region GTCGCCAAGCCGGAGGCGATCGCCGCGACGGCCCGCGCGCTGCGTTTCACGACCAAGGAATCGCAAGCCGCCGCGTGGATTGTTCGCCACGCCCCGCTGGTGGCGGGGGCCGCCGAGGCGCCGTGGTCGGCCGTGCAGCCATGGCTCGCCACGTCGCACGGCGCCGACGCGGTCGCGCTCGCCGAGGCGACCGCCGGCGCCGCGACCGAAGGATCGCTTTATTGCCGTGAGCGGCTCGCCTGGCCGAGCGAGAGACTCGACCCACCGCCGCTGCTGGGGGGCGCCGAGCTGATCGCCCTCGGCATGCGTCCCGGGCCGGGCTTCGCCGAGTTGATCGGCCGCGTCCGCGCCGCTCAGCTCGACGGCGAGATCGAAACCGCGGAGCAGGCGGTCGCACTCGTCGAGGGGCAGCGGTAGGCATCGCTAAGCCAAAGGCCTACCATGGTGTTGGTCCCTCTCACCACACGAGTACCCAGTCGATGACCCACGGTTTGCTGGCGGATGTCGCCTACGATGGCGGCTTTGTGCTGTCGCTCCTCTCCCGCGTGTTCCACACCACATGCGCGGCGACGATCCTCGGCGGGCTCGTCTACCTGCGGTTCGTGCTGGCCCCCGGCGCCGCCGTGGCGGACGACCCCGAGGCGGCCGTTTACGCCGGCCGGCGTAAGGCGTGGGCCATGTGCGTCGGCGTCTGCTCGATGCTGCTGATCCTCAGCGGCGTGTACAACCTCGTGGTGATCGTCGGCTCCGAGCCGAAGCCGAGCGGGCTCTACCACCCGCTGTTCGGCGTCAAAGTGATCCTGGCCGTGGTGGTGATGGCACTCGCCGCCCGAGCCAGCGGCGCGGCGGCGGTCGTCTCGGGCAAGCTGAAGAGCCAGCTCAACGTGGCCCTCGGCTGCACCTTAGCCGTGTTCGTGCTCGGCGCCACGCTCCGCATCCATCGCGACGCCGAGGTCCGGGACGTCGACGCCCCGGCCGAGATGAGCATCCGCGTTGGCGATGGGGGCATCGACATCAACGTCGACGAATGAGCGCCCTCTCCGATTGACTCCACATCCACCCCCACCCTTAGGCGACCATGGACAAGAAGGCGAAGAAACGGATCGAGGTTCTGCGTAAGAAGATCGAGAACACGCAGCAGCGTTTGAACGGCGCAAAAGAGCAGATGGACGACCCGCAAGAGGTCGCCGACCTGGAGAAAACGATCGCCGACGCCAAGGCGGAGATCGAGAAACTCAAGGCGAGCTGAACGTTCCCCCTCCCCTTGATGGGGAGGGGCTGGGGGAGGGGATACAGATTACCCCGCCTTCTGCGAGAGCCGCACCGGCGCCTCGGCGTCGGACGCCCCACGGTTGACGCTGTAGACCGCCGGCTCGTCGGAGCCGTCGCCGTCCCAGTCGCCGGAGATCGGCTGGTCGCCCGCCGCGCCGAGTTCGAACACCCGGTCGGTGGCGCTCAGCACGTGGTCGCCATCGGTGTCGATCGTCCAGACGCCCGCACTGAACACGCCGACCTCGTCGACGCCGTCGCCGTTCCAGTCGCCCACCACCGGCGTGTCGCCCGCCGCGCCGAACACGAAGTCGGCGTCCTCGGCCGTGAGGCGGCCGTCGCCGTTCGTGTCGATCGTCCACTGCCCCGCACGGAAGACGCCGATCGTGCGGACGCCGTCGCCGTTCCAATCGCCCGCGATCGGGGCGTCGCCCGGCGTGCCGTAGTGGAACACGTGGTCGATCAAGTCGGCCCGTGAGCTGCCCTGCTGGGTCCGCTTGAGCACGCGGGCGCCGCTTGTGGCGTCCTCCTCGGTGGGAGGCACGTTCTTCGGCTTGCCGGCCAGCGGGCCGGGGTGATTCGCCGCGTCGGGCAGGCCCGGCTCACGCTCCACGGCGCGTGGGTCACGGGGCCACGCCGGGCCGAAGATGCCGATGTCGGTCTTGCCGTCGCCGTCCCAGTCGCCCGTGACGGGCAGGTCGTCCTGCGAACCGAGCTGGGCCCACAGGTCGCCGTGGTCCCACTCGCCGTTGCCGTTCAGGTCGAGGTACCAGACGCCATCGACGAACACGCCGAGGTCGGTCACCCCGTCGCCGTCCCAGTCGCCGCTGACCGCGATGCCGTTCTTGGCGCCGAAGAGGAACGAGCTGGGCGCCGCGTCGTCTTCGGCCAGCAGCAGCCACTCGGCCCGGTCGAGCTCGGCGGTCCGCCAGCTATTCGCGTCGATCGCCGTGGAGATCATCGCGACGCTCACCGCCTCGGCGGCGGGTGTGGAACGCGGCGAGCCGGCGTTCACCACGCTCAGGTGCCAGGTCCAGCCGACCGCGCCCGAGCCGCCGAAGCCCGCCGGCGCCTCCGGCGGCATCACCATCAGCGGCGGCAATTGCGGCCGCGGCGAAGTGACCAGCGGCTGGTCGACCACCACCACCGGCGGCGTTTCGGGCGTTTCGGGCGGCAGCCAGAACGTGCTGGTCTGCACCTCGCTGAAGTTGTTCTCGACCGACTGCTGCCCCGCGGTCAGGTTGATCCACAACAGCGCGTCTTCGCCGAACAGCTGGCGGAACTCCTCGATCGCGAACTGCTGATTGAGGTCGGGCGTGTCGGTCTGATACGCCTTCTCTTCGATCGACGAGCCGACCGGGTGGACAGCGAACCCGAGCAACTGGCCCCCGAGCCCCATGAGCGAGCCGGGCGTGTCGACGCCGTCGATCAGGCCCTCGGGCTGGAACTCGACCACGCCGTAACGACCGGCGGGCAGGCCATCGAATAAGTAGTAGCCATCGGCGTCGGTCACGGTGGTGACCGGTCCGTCAGGGTAGGCGCCCGGCAGCAGGTCTTGCCCCATCACCGGATCGCCCGACGTGCCGTTCACCAGCTGCAGCGTGACCCCGGCGAGCGGCGTGTCGTCGCTCGTGCGAAGGCCTTCGCGCAGCGAGGTGATGTCGCCCAGCGTAGAGCCCGGCTGCAGTTGAATCGGGGCGCCATCGATGAACACGAAGCCGCTGAGCGACGCGGGCGGCAGCTCGCAGAAGTCGTAGTGGACGAAGTGCTGGTCGGAGCCGACGTGGATGCCCCCCAAGGCGTCGAGCCCAAAGTGGGTGCCGCCCCCCGAGCCCACCGACGACTCGCCGTTGAAGTAGCCCGCGGGTTGCAGCTCGTGCACACTGTACTCGCCCGGCGCCAGGCCCTCGAAGCGGTACTCGCCGTTCTCGTCGGTTGTGGTCGTGGCGATCACGTCGCCGTTCTCGTCGCGCAGCTCGATCGTCACGCCGGCGAGCGGCGGATTCGCTTCATCGTCGTCGCAGTCGCAAGCGCATTCGCCGTCGGTGGTGACCTTCACCTTGCCCGCGATCGATCCTGGCAGGAGCTCGCCGAAGTTGTAGTTGATGGCGTCGTCGCCGAAGTTCAGCGCGATCGAGGCGATCATGTCGTTCGTCACGCTTCCGCCCAACGAGCCGGCCGTGTCCTTGCCGTCGATCCAGTCGGTCGGGTGGACCTCCATCACGCGGTACTCGCCCGCGTCGAGGTTCGTGAACTGATACAAGCCGACCGAATTCGTCACCGCGCGTTGCCCGGTGTCCGTGCCGTCGCCCCGCAGCAGCTTGACCGTCACGCCCGCGATCGGCTCCTCGCCGGCGTCTTTGACGCCGTCGTTCGAGCGGTCGTGGTACACGTAGCCCGACAGGTTCGCGCCGACGTGCTCGCAGAAGTCGTACCTCACGGCGTGCTCGTCCGAGCCGATGACGACGCCGCTCACCAGGTCGTCGGTCGTGGCGCCGCCGGCCGTGCCGGCGCGCTCTCCGCCGTCGTAGTAGCCCGCGGGCTGCAGCTCGCGAACGCTGTACTCGCCCGGCCTCAGGCCGGTGAATTCGTACTCGCCGTTGACGTCGGTCGTCGTTGTGGCGACCACCACGCCCGCGGCGCTCAGCAGCTCGATCGTCACGCCCTCGAGCAAGATCTCCGGGTTGTCGAAGTCGCAGTCCGGCCCGGTCGAGGCGTGCACACGCCCCGCGATCGAACCGGCCAACAGCTCGCCGAAGTCGTAGTTCACCGCGGCGGCGCCGTACGGGATCGAGACCAGCGTGATCATGTCGTCGACGACGTCGCCGCCCAACGAGCCGGCAGTGTCTTTGCCGTCGAACCAGCCGGCGGGCTGCGTCTCCATCACGCCGTAGACACCCGCCTCGAGTCCCGTGAACTCGTAGTAGCCGTTGGCGTCGGTCGTGGTCGTGGCGCCCGTGGCGGAGCCATCGGCGCCGAGCAGCTTGACCGTGGCGCCGGCGATCGGGTCCTCGCCCGGGTCGCGCACGCCGTCGTCGTTGGCGTCGTGGTAAACATGGCCCGAGATCGCCACGCCTACGTGCTCACAGAAGTTGTAGCTGACGGCGTCTTGATCGGAACCGAGTTGGATGCCCGCGATTAGGTCATCGGAGAGTACACCGCCCGCCGTGCCGACTTGCTCGCCGCCGTCGTAGTAGTCAGCCGGCTGCAACTCGCGCACGCTGTACTCGCCCGGCGCCAAATCGCTGAACAGGTACTCACCCGCGGCGTTGGTCGTCGTGGTGGCGATCACGTCGCCGTTGGAGTCGAGCAGTTGGATTGTCACGCCCTCGAGCAAGATCTCCGGGTTGTCGAAGTCGCAATCCGGCCCGGTCGAGGCGTGGACCCGCCCCGCGATCGAACCGGGCAGGAGCTCGCCGAAGTTGTA harbors:
- a CDS encoding SdrD B-like domain-containing protein is translated as MGLFNRIVRRQRSQSARQQSQSSAQKRRHTRLDGVEPLESRRMMAADVLLGGVYFEEATGDDSEGDILQVSFVGGADGTTLDRLVISGDKAGDGLSVADVFFDTEPGGLGSFEAVGLSILESDGFTIDSVGVADGGTDIVFTFSGFEAGEKLVFSIDVDEVSYVDGADIDTNPIAEGAEFQRSTMVGDFSSAGYVDLQIGATYWDDFDGRRDTAEAATTLSLSTLPDDRYELVENKIDRSAGAVGHAPQLELPSLSGHVYHDRDDDGVRDAGEEPIAGVTLELLDSNGLGTGVYTTTDSAGYYEFIHLDAGVWGVRETQPDGWFDGKDTAGSHGVTAGNDIITGASLDYGDHAVNYDFGELLAGSIAGRVHASTGPDCEFDNPEILLEGVTIELLSAAGVVVATTTTDVNGEYEFTGLRPGEYSVRELQPAGYYDGGERAGTAGGATTDDLVSGVVIGSDEHAVRYDFCEHVGANLSGYVYHDRSNDGVKDAGEEPIAGVTVKLLRGDGTDTGQRAVTNSVGLYQFTNLDAGEYRVMEVHPTDWIDGKDTAGSLGGSVTNDMIASIALNFGDDAINYNFGELLPGSIAGRVHASTGPDCDFDNPEILLEGVTIQLLDSNGDVIATTTTNAAGEYLFSDLAPGEYSVRELQPADYYDGGEQVGTAGGVLSDDLIAGIQLGSDQDAVSYNFCEHVGVAISGHVYHDANDDGVRDPGEDPIAGATVKLLGADGSATGATTTTDANGYYEFTGLEAGVYGVMETQPAGWFDGKDTAGSLGGDVVDDMITLVSIPYGAAAVNYDFGELLAGSIAGRVHASTGPDCDFDNPEILLEGVTIELLSAAGVVVATTTTDVNGEYEFTGLRPGEYSVRELQPAGYYDGGERAGTAGGATTDDLVSGVVIGSDEHAVRYDFCEHVGANLSGYVYHDRSNDGVKDAGEEPIAGVTVKLLRGDGTDTGQRAVTNSVGLYQFTNLDAGEYRVMEVHPTDWIDGKDTAGSLGGSVTNDMIASIALNFGDDAINYNFGELLPGSIAGKVKVTTDGECACDCDDDEANPPLAGVTIELRDENGDVIATTTTDENGEYRFEGLAPGEYSVHELQPAGYFNGESSVGSGGGTHFGLDALGGIHVGSDQHFVHYDFCELPPASLSGFVFIDGAPIQLQPGSTLGDITSLREGLRTSDDTPLAGVTLQLVNGTSGDPVMGQDLLPGAYPDGPVTTVTDADGYYLFDGLPAGRYGVVEFQPEGLIDGVDTPGSLMGLGGQLLGFAVHPVGSSIEEKAYQTDTPDLNQQFAIEEFRQLFGEDALLWINLTAGQQSVENNFSEVQTSTFWLPPETPETPPVVVVDQPLVTSPRPQLPPLMVMPPEAPAGFGGSGAVGWTWHLSVVNAGSPRSTPAAEAVSVAMISTAIDANSWRTAELDRAEWLLLAEDDAAPSSFLFGAKNGIAVSGDWDGDGVTDLGVFVDGVWYLDLNGNGEWDHGDLWAQLGSQDDLPVTGDWDGDGKTDIGIFGPAWPRDPRAVEREPGLPDAANHPGPLAGKPKNVPPTEEDATSGARVLKRTQQGSSRADLIDHVFHYGTPGDAPIAGDWNGDGVRTIGVFRAGQWTIDTNGDGRLTAEDADFVFGAAGDTPVVGDWNGDGVDEVGVFSAGVWTIDTDGDHVLSATDRVFELGAAGDQPISGDWDGDGSDEPAVYSVNRGASDAEAPVRLSQKAG